A window of the Phaseolus vulgaris cultivar G19833 chromosome 5, P. vulgaris v2.0, whole genome shotgun sequence genome harbors these coding sequences:
- the LOC137834508 gene encoding protein VASCULATURE COMPLEXITY AND CONNECTIVITY-like, with protein MNRGAGIFVCLLLVVMDITAGILGIEAEIAQNKVKHLRLWIFECKDPSHKAFMLGLAAAVLLALAHVIVNLVGGFSCLCAQQGTDKVSPNRQLSMASLILTWIALAVGLSMLVIGTSSNNKSSGSCGFTHHHFLSIGGVLCFLHALLSVVYYVSSTAS; from the exons ATGAATAGAGGAGCAGGAATTTTTGTGTGTCTCTTACTTGTGGTCATGGATATCACAGCTGGGATTCTAGGCATTGAAGCTGAAATTGCACAAAACAAG GTTAAGCACTTGAGATTGTGGATATTTGAGTGTAAAGATCCAAGCCATAAGGCTTTCATGCTGGGATTGGCTGCAGCAGTGCTTTTGGCATTAGCTCATGTTATAGTGAATTTGGTTGGTGGCTTCAGTTGCCTTTGTGCTCAACAAGGGACTGATAAGGTTTCTCCCAACAGACAACTCTCAATGGCTTCTCTCATTTTAACATG GATTGCTTTGGCTGTTGGATTGAGCATGCTGGTGATAGGGACTTCATCAAACAACAAGTCAAGTGGTTCTTGTGGTTTCACTCACCATCACTTCCTATCCATTGGTGGAGTTTTGTGTTTTCTGCATGCTCTACTCAGTGTTGTGTATTACGTTTCTTCCACTGCCTCTTAA
- the LOC137835524 gene encoding beta-amylase-like isoform X1 — protein MEKKILCAAQRNMATRMTIQFQERYNFQHERMSGEAIRVKRARKQRAMCGFKMDGDHVKKQPRLVLPLNASAPKSKVEIHTISEDPMLANYVPVYVMLPLGVVTNENVLKDTVRLQNQLMSLHAAGVDGVMVDVWWGIVESKGPMQYDWSAYRTLFQLVQNCKLKLQVIMSFHQCGGNVGDSVSISLPKWVLKVGKTNPDIFYTNYKGIRNTECLSLGVDKQPLFHGRSPIELYTDYMRSFRDNMQDFLESQLIIDIEVGLGPAGELRYPSYSQNLGWVFPGIGEFQCYDNYLKADFKKAAAKEGHPEWKLPDNAGKSNDKPESTEFFKPGGTYQTEKGNFFLTWYSNKLLTHGDDILDEANNVFLGCKVKLAAKVAGIHWWYKTESHAAELTAGYYNLHHRDGYRPIARMLSRHNAILNFTCLEMRNYEQPVEAQSGAEELVRQVLSCGWKENLKVAGENALARYDREAYDQILQNARPNGISKLGRPRLKMYGVTYLRLSDDLMKQKNFEIFTAFVRKMHVNLDHCPDPERYYHFTEPMKRSEPRIPLETLLEVTTPLQPYAFLKETDVIQRVLTGFFYYIVITVLRILRIKVKTGK, from the exons ATGGAGAAAAAAAtct TGTGTGCAGCACAGCGTAACATGGCGACAAGAATGACGATTCAGTTTCAAGAAAGGTATAATTTCCAGCACGAAAGAATGTCAGGTGAAGCTATACGtgtgaagagagcaaggaaGCAAAGGGCCATGTGTGGCTTCAAAATGGATGGTGACCACGTCAAGAAACAACCACGTCTTGTACTGCCGTTGAATGCTTCAGCTCCTAAATCCAAG GTAGAAATTCATACCATTTCCGAAGATCCAATGCTTGCAAATTATGTACCAGTATATGTGATGCTTCCA TTGGGAGTTGTTACAAACGAAAATGTCTTAAAAGACACAGTGAGACTACAGAACCAACTCATGTCCCTACACGCAGCAGGTGTTGATGGGGTTATGGTTGATGTCTGGTGGGGTATAGTAGAATCCAAGGGACCTATGCAATATGATTGGTCCGCTTATAGGACCTTGTTTCAATTGGTTCAAAATTGCAAATTGAAGCTACAAGTTATAATGTCATTTCACCAATGTGGGGGGAACGTAGGAGATTCTGTTTCCATCTCACTACCTAAATGGGTCCTTAAAGTTGGAAAAACAAATCCTGATATCTTTTACACCAACTACAAAGGTATCAGGAATACGGAATGTTTATCTCTCGGCGTGGACAAGCAACCTTTGTTTCATGGACGAAGTCCAATTGAG CTGTATACAGACTACATGAGGAGCTTCAGAGATAATATGCAAGATTTTCTTGAATCTCAGCTCATTATAGACATTGAAGTAGGACTTGGCCCTGCAGGAGAACTCAGATATCCCTCTTACTCACAAAATCTGGGGTGGGTATTTCCTGGTATTGGAGAATTTCAG TGCTATGACAATTATCTTAAAGCTGATTTTAAAAAGGCTGCAGCAAAGGAAGGCCATCCTGAGTGGAAGCTGCCAGATAATGCTGGGAAATCTAACGATAAACCAGAATCTACAGAGTTTTTCAAACCAGGGGGGACTTACCAAACCGAGAAAGGCAATTTTTTTCTGACATGGTATTCCAACAAATTGTTGACCCATGGTGATGATATATTGGATGAAGCCAACAATGTATTCCTTGGTTGCAAAGTGAAATTAGCAGCAAAA GTAGCTGGAATCCACTGGTGGTATAAAACAGAAAGCCATGCTGCTGAGCTGACTGCAGGATATTACAACTTACATCATAGGGATGGATACAGACCCATAGCAAGGATGCTTTCCCGACACaatgctattttgaattttacatgTCTTGAGATGAGAAATTATGAGCAACCAGTTGAGGCCCAAAGTGGAGCCGAGGAACTTGTCCGGCAG GTTCTTAGTTGTGGATGGAAGGAGAACCTTAAAGTTGCAGGGGAAAATGCACTTGCAAGATATGACCGTGAAGCTTACGACCAAATCCTTCAAAATGCTAGACCGAACGGTATTTCCAAATTGGGACGTCCAAGACTAAAAATGTATGGCGTGACATACCTTCGTTTATCAGACGACTTAATGAAGCAAAAGAACTTTGAAATATTCACAGCCTTCGTGAGAAAGATGCATGTAAACCTG GATCACTGCCCGGACCCGGAGAGGTACTATCATTTCACAGAACCGATGAAGCGATCAGAGCCAAGGATTCCACTGGAGACTCTTCTGGAAGTAACCACACCATTGCAGCCTTATGCATTTTTAAAGGAAACGGACGTGATCCAGAGAGTGCTTACtggttttttttattacatagtTATTACTGTTTTACGCATACTCAGGATAAAAGTAAAAACTGGAAAGTGA
- the LOC137835524 gene encoding beta-amylase-like isoform X2, giving the protein MATRMTIQFQERYNFQHERMSGEAIRVKRARKQRAMCGFKMDGDHVKKQPRLVLPLNASAPKSKVEIHTISEDPMLANYVPVYVMLPLGVVTNENVLKDTVRLQNQLMSLHAAGVDGVMVDVWWGIVESKGPMQYDWSAYRTLFQLVQNCKLKLQVIMSFHQCGGNVGDSVSISLPKWVLKVGKTNPDIFYTNYKGIRNTECLSLGVDKQPLFHGRSPIELYTDYMRSFRDNMQDFLESQLIIDIEVGLGPAGELRYPSYSQNLGWVFPGIGEFQCYDNYLKADFKKAAAKEGHPEWKLPDNAGKSNDKPESTEFFKPGGTYQTEKGNFFLTWYSNKLLTHGDDILDEANNVFLGCKVKLAAKVAGIHWWYKTESHAAELTAGYYNLHHRDGYRPIARMLSRHNAILNFTCLEMRNYEQPVEAQSGAEELVRQVLSCGWKENLKVAGENALARYDREAYDQILQNARPNGISKLGRPRLKMYGVTYLRLSDDLMKQKNFEIFTAFVRKMHVNLDHCPDPERYYHFTEPMKRSEPRIPLETLLEVTTPLQPYAFLKETDVIQRVLTGFFYYIVITVLRILRIKVKTGK; this is encoded by the exons ATGGCGACAAGAATGACGATTCAGTTTCAAGAAAGGTATAATTTCCAGCACGAAAGAATGTCAGGTGAAGCTATACGtgtgaagagagcaaggaaGCAAAGGGCCATGTGTGGCTTCAAAATGGATGGTGACCACGTCAAGAAACAACCACGTCTTGTACTGCCGTTGAATGCTTCAGCTCCTAAATCCAAG GTAGAAATTCATACCATTTCCGAAGATCCAATGCTTGCAAATTATGTACCAGTATATGTGATGCTTCCA TTGGGAGTTGTTACAAACGAAAATGTCTTAAAAGACACAGTGAGACTACAGAACCAACTCATGTCCCTACACGCAGCAGGTGTTGATGGGGTTATGGTTGATGTCTGGTGGGGTATAGTAGAATCCAAGGGACCTATGCAATATGATTGGTCCGCTTATAGGACCTTGTTTCAATTGGTTCAAAATTGCAAATTGAAGCTACAAGTTATAATGTCATTTCACCAATGTGGGGGGAACGTAGGAGATTCTGTTTCCATCTCACTACCTAAATGGGTCCTTAAAGTTGGAAAAACAAATCCTGATATCTTTTACACCAACTACAAAGGTATCAGGAATACGGAATGTTTATCTCTCGGCGTGGACAAGCAACCTTTGTTTCATGGACGAAGTCCAATTGAG CTGTATACAGACTACATGAGGAGCTTCAGAGATAATATGCAAGATTTTCTTGAATCTCAGCTCATTATAGACATTGAAGTAGGACTTGGCCCTGCAGGAGAACTCAGATATCCCTCTTACTCACAAAATCTGGGGTGGGTATTTCCTGGTATTGGAGAATTTCAG TGCTATGACAATTATCTTAAAGCTGATTTTAAAAAGGCTGCAGCAAAGGAAGGCCATCCTGAGTGGAAGCTGCCAGATAATGCTGGGAAATCTAACGATAAACCAGAATCTACAGAGTTTTTCAAACCAGGGGGGACTTACCAAACCGAGAAAGGCAATTTTTTTCTGACATGGTATTCCAACAAATTGTTGACCCATGGTGATGATATATTGGATGAAGCCAACAATGTATTCCTTGGTTGCAAAGTGAAATTAGCAGCAAAA GTAGCTGGAATCCACTGGTGGTATAAAACAGAAAGCCATGCTGCTGAGCTGACTGCAGGATATTACAACTTACATCATAGGGATGGATACAGACCCATAGCAAGGATGCTTTCCCGACACaatgctattttgaattttacatgTCTTGAGATGAGAAATTATGAGCAACCAGTTGAGGCCCAAAGTGGAGCCGAGGAACTTGTCCGGCAG GTTCTTAGTTGTGGATGGAAGGAGAACCTTAAAGTTGCAGGGGAAAATGCACTTGCAAGATATGACCGTGAAGCTTACGACCAAATCCTTCAAAATGCTAGACCGAACGGTATTTCCAAATTGGGACGTCCAAGACTAAAAATGTATGGCGTGACATACCTTCGTTTATCAGACGACTTAATGAAGCAAAAGAACTTTGAAATATTCACAGCCTTCGTGAGAAAGATGCATGTAAACCTG GATCACTGCCCGGACCCGGAGAGGTACTATCATTTCACAGAACCGATGAAGCGATCAGAGCCAAGGATTCCACTGGAGACTCTTCTGGAAGTAACCACACCATTGCAGCCTTATGCATTTTTAAAGGAAACGGACGTGATCCAGAGAGTGCTTACtggttttttttattacatagtTATTACTGTTTTACGCATACTCAGGATAAAAGTAAAAACTGGAAAGTGA
- the LOC137835525 gene encoding transcription factor ILR3-like: MDMNSSGAASGWLYDYGFDIPVAGADFMAAADSGGFSWGPQNHTLKAPSNTSLDMEYSLDSTVLENGPSKRLRTESCASGAKACREKLRRDKLNERFLELSSILEPGRPPKTDKVAILSDAVRAVVQLRNEAERLKEMNDELQGKVKELKAEKNELRDEKNMLKEEKEKLEQQVKLTNVMQHSFLPQAPAAKEQVGSHKLIPFIGYPGIAMWQFMPPAAVDTSKDHLLRPPVA, translated from the exons ATGGACATGAATTCCTCAGGTGCTGCCTCCGGTTGGCTTTATGATTATGGCTTTGATATCCCTGTTGCTGGTGCTGACTTCATGGCTGCAGCAGACTCTGGAGGTTTTAGTTGGGGCCCTCAAAATCACACCTTAAAGGCTCCTTCAAATACAAG CTTGGATATGGAATACTCACTGGATTCAACTGTCCTGGAAAATGGTCCTTCAAAGCG GTTAAGGACTGAGTCATGTGCATCTGGCGCCAAGGCATGTCGCGAAAAATTGCGAAGGGATAAACTGAATGAGAG GTTTCTGGAATTGAGTTCCATCTTGGAGCCTGGTAGGCCGCCCAAAACAGACAAAGTTGCAATATTAAGTGATGCTGTTCGAGCGGTAGTCCAATTGAGAAATGAAGCCGAGAGGCTTAAGGAAATGAACGATGAATTACAGGGAAAAGTTAAAGAATTGAAG GCTGAGAAGAATGAGCTTCGTGATGAGAAGAATATGCTGaaggaagagaaagaaaagttgGAGCAACAGGTAAAACTGACAAATGTTATGCAGCACAGCTTCCTGCCTCAAGCCCCAGCTGCTAAAGAACAAGTTGGTAGCCACAAGCTGATACCTTTCATTGGCTATCCTGGAATTGCTATGTGGCAGTTTATGCCCCCTGCTGCAGTGGATACATCAAAGGATCATCTGCTTCGACCTCCAGTTGCATAA